In Sphingobacterium thalpophilum, a genomic segment contains:
- a CDS encoding response regulator translates to MTPEELEQNKRTMDKCRMLVQEFVKHGEVQLALKNEDLNNSTKRTVLFIIFSAVAAIGVTIFVYIQLKSDIMRRDKLEKDLFYTKEMLEETSAVAQVGGWEVNMKSGKLTWSQSVREIHKTNINFQPTIENALGFYEGKNRERIEYLFDRAVQQGISFDEVLQLLRNDGVTIWVRVKGIPEFENEICHRVFGIIQDIDAFKKMFLEVAEKEAMMQSFATDVPIPLAMFDKALNYVAVSSRWRDEFSMNNVDLIGNNLFTISPNIPEERKKIYRNALLGEMYIDGDFAVKVEGKEEIQHYDLKVGPWFLTKDEVGGIIISIQNITNAVKINEELKSAKETTDIASRAKSEFLANMSHEILTPLNGVIGFSDLLLRTPLNETQTQYLNYINESGENLLSIINDILDFSKIESGKMELLIEKSDVYDMLSQVINVILYQSQKKNIELLLNVEPGLPKTLFIDEARLKQILINLLGNAVKFTEKGEIELKVEKLRMDNQKIALRFSVRDTGIGIPIEKQKYIFDAFIQENSSISKRFGGTGLGLTISNNILGYMGSRLSLKSEIDSGSVFFFDLTVPYEMSEWKEEETAIKTALVVDDNESNRVILEHMLTYKNIKSTLASNDMEALDIMLKGERFDVILMDYHMPIMSGLETIEKIKGLLNQRKEIAPFIVLSSSSEEFDILTSVRKIENTHLLLKPIKSHDLYKTLKKVDRSTVLEIIQDQPEKDSHAFAQELDVLLVDDNPVNMVLNNRITKSLAPNIHLTEAANGLQALEECRKKQFSLIIMDVQMPIMSGIEATQHIRMLSGYQHIPLIGAYSDDVDPIPGILTPLILVQGLSLPMT, encoded by the coding sequence ATGACCCCAGAAGAGCTTGAGCAAAACAAGCGGACCATGGATAAATGTCGAATGCTCGTTCAGGAATTTGTAAAACACGGTGAAGTTCAACTTGCCTTAAAAAATGAAGATCTGAATAACTCCACCAAACGGACCGTTTTGTTCATTATATTTTCTGCAGTTGCAGCAATTGGTGTCACCATTTTCGTCTATATTCAACTGAAATCTGACATAATGCGCCGGGATAAGTTGGAAAAAGATCTGTTTTATACGAAGGAAATGCTCGAGGAAACAAGTGCGGTTGCGCAAGTGGGAGGCTGGGAAGTCAATATGAAAAGCGGAAAGCTCACTTGGTCTCAAAGTGTGCGAGAAATTCATAAAACTAACATCAATTTCCAACCAACTATTGAAAATGCCCTTGGATTTTACGAAGGAAAAAATAGAGAGCGAATAGAATATCTATTTGATAGAGCAGTACAACAAGGAATTTCTTTTGATGAAGTGCTGCAACTCCTGCGTAATGACGGCGTCACGATTTGGGTAAGGGTAAAAGGGATTCCTGAATTTGAAAATGAAATATGCCACAGGGTTTTTGGAATTATTCAGGACATTGATGCCTTCAAAAAAATGTTTCTAGAGGTTGCCGAGAAGGAGGCTATGATGCAGTCCTTTGCCACTGATGTTCCTATTCCATTGGCAATGTTTGATAAAGCCCTTAACTACGTGGCTGTAAGTAGCCGATGGCGAGATGAATTTAGTATGAATAATGTCGATCTTATCGGCAATAATCTATTTACAATATCGCCTAATATTCCAGAAGAAAGAAAGAAAATTTACAGGAATGCGCTTTTGGGAGAAATGTACATCGATGGGGATTTTGCAGTAAAGGTGGAAGGTAAAGAAGAAATTCAGCATTACGACCTTAAAGTCGGACCGTGGTTTCTTACAAAAGATGAGGTTGGAGGTATAATTATTTCCATACAGAATATTACAAATGCCGTTAAAATAAACGAAGAACTGAAAAGCGCTAAGGAAACTACGGATATAGCCAGCAGAGCGAAATCCGAATTTCTGGCCAATATGAGTCATGAGATCCTCACGCCTTTGAACGGAGTTATTGGATTTTCAGACCTCCTCCTCCGTACACCATTGAATGAAACACAAACACAATATCTGAATTACATCAACGAATCAGGAGAAAACCTGCTCAGCATCATCAATGATATTCTAGATTTTTCTAAAATAGAATCCGGAAAAATGGAACTTTTGATCGAAAAAAGTGACGTATATGATATGTTAAGTCAAGTCATCAACGTGATTCTTTATCAATCCCAGAAAAAAAACATCGAACTTCTTCTCAACGTTGAGCCGGGCCTCCCAAAAACACTTTTTATTGATGAAGCCAGGTTAAAACAGATCTTGATCAATCTACTAGGGAATGCTGTGAAATTCACAGAAAAGGGTGAGATTGAACTAAAGGTTGAGAAATTGCGCATGGATAATCAGAAGATTGCTTTGCGTTTCTCGGTAAGAGATACAGGAATCGGCATTCCTATTGAGAAACAGAAATATATTTTTGATGCCTTTATCCAGGAAAACAGTTCAATCAGCAAGCGATTTGGCGGTACGGGGCTGGGGCTAACGATCTCAAACAATATCCTGGGCTATATGGGGAGTCGTTTATCTCTAAAAAGCGAGATAGACAGCGGATCTGTATTTTTCTTCGATCTTACGGTTCCATACGAAATGTCTGAATGGAAGGAAGAAGAAACGGCTATTAAAACGGCATTAGTGGTAGATGATAATGAAAGCAACAGGGTCATCCTTGAACACATGCTTACCTATAAAAATATCAAATCCACATTGGCTTCTAACGACATGGAAGCACTGGATATCATGTTGAAGGGTGAGCGGTTTGATGTGATTTTGATGGACTATCATATGCCTATCATGTCTGGATTGGAAACAATTGAGAAAATAAAAGGCTTGTTAAATCAGCGAAAAGAGATCGCTCCATTTATAGTACTTTCTTCTTCTTCGGAAGAATTCGATATACTTACTTCGGTTAGGAAAATAGAAAATACACATTTACTGTTGAAGCCTATAAAATCACATGATCTATACAAAACCCTAAAAAAGGTAGACAGAAGTACTGTATTAGAAATTATTCAGGATCAGCCAGAGAAAGATTCGCATGCATTTGCACAAGAATTAGATGTGCTTTTGGTTGATGATAACCCAGTAAATATGGTCCTGAACAATAGGATAACGAAGTCTCTTGCTCCCAATATACATTTAACGGAAGCTGCAAACGGTTTACAGGCTTTGGAAGAATGCAGGAAAAAGCAGTTTTCCCTTATTATTATGGATGTACAGATGCCGATAATGAGTGGTATTGAGGCGACACAACATATTAGAATGCTGTCAGGTTATCAACACATACCTCTCATAGGTGCATATTCCGATGATGTTGACCCCATTCCGGGCATACTGACCCCCCTGATTTTGGTTCAAGGGTTATCATTACCAATGACCTGA
- a CDS encoding transposase produces MHESFNALMPLIIPEGVSDYFEMTHYSKEEKRLDIFLEELNNTPEEYQGQKLISKGFFEPVTLQDFPIRGMQVYLHVKRRRWLNQDTDKVVYRNWELVAKGTRITQDFAAFLKGISGQPGS; encoded by the coding sequence ATGCACGAATCTTTTAACGCGTTAATGCCCTTAATTATTCCCGAAGGAGTTTCCGATTATTTTGAGATGACCCACTATTCCAAAGAAGAAAAAAGACTGGATATCTTTCTGGAGGAACTCAATAATACACCTGAAGAATATCAAGGCCAGAAGTTGATTTCCAAGGGGTTTTTCGAACCCGTTACCCTTCAAGATTTTCCTATCCGTGGCATGCAGGTCTATCTTCATGTCAAGCGCCGCAGGTGGCTCAACCAGGATACCGATAAAGTAGTCTACAGAAATTGGGAACTAGTAGCCAAAGGGACGCGCATCACACAGGATTTCGCAGCTTTTTTAAAAGGTATCAGCGGACAACCAGGCTCATAG
- a CDS encoding DUF5856 family protein: MAKKQQHSKQEIANFLGEMISFRNALKLTHWSITGKGSYEAHISLDQAIKSLIDITDRLVETTFSLEGTLDIVIPQTSKPANYIKYIEDFYKQVENKREGLFKENFSQSIIDDAQEAVQQLLFRLKRLE, encoded by the coding sequence ATGGCAAAAAAACAACAGCACTCAAAACAGGAAATTGCGAACTTTTTAGGTGAAATGATTTCATTCAGAAACGCATTGAAGCTGACCCATTGGTCGATAACAGGAAAAGGGAGCTATGAGGCTCATATTTCGTTAGACCAGGCGATTAAGTCTCTTATTGATATTACAGACAGACTGGTGGAAACCACCTTTTCATTGGAAGGTACACTCGATATCGTGATTCCCCAAACGTCAAAACCGGCTAATTACATCAAATACATTGAGGATTTTTACAAGCAAGTTGAAAACAAACGAGAAGGACTTTTTAAAGAAAACTTCTCACAATCCATTATTGATGATGCACAAGAAGCTGTCCAACAGTTATTGTTCAGATTAAAAAGATTGGAGTAA
- a CDS encoding transposase: MTFPQNVSGHLSIDETCLSHGELYTVVTNKEARGKKGTIVAILNGTKSENIIPILQKIPQRLRNKVQEITLDLAGNMGLIAKRCFPNAVQVIDRFHVQQLANEALQEIRIKHRWQAIDDENQAIDQARKNKETYFPEVLSNSETIKQLLARSRYLLYKSEHKWTYEQRERAAVLFERYPDIEKAYRLSQELSWIFNTTIDKIYAFTRLAKWADKVEQAGFKSFNTVSRTINIHHKKILNYFDNKSTNASAESFNAKIKAFRSQFRGVGDINFFLFRLTKLFA, from the coding sequence TTGACCTTCCCACAGAATGTCAGCGGCCATCTTTCTATTGACGAGACCTGCCTATCCCATGGCGAGCTCTATACCGTTGTCACCAATAAAGAAGCACGGGGCAAAAAAGGGACCATTGTAGCCATACTGAACGGGACAAAATCAGAGAACATTATCCCGATCCTTCAAAAGATCCCACAGAGATTACGAAATAAAGTTCAAGAGATAACGCTTGATTTAGCCGGTAATATGGGATTGATAGCCAAAAGATGCTTTCCCAATGCTGTTCAGGTAATAGACCGTTTCCATGTTCAGCAACTTGCTAACGAAGCGCTTCAGGAAATAAGGATAAAGCACCGCTGGCAGGCCATTGACGATGAAAATCAAGCAATTGACCAAGCACGAAAGAATAAGGAAACCTATTTTCCGGAAGTCCTATCCAACAGTGAAACCATCAAACAGTTACTTGCAAGAAGCCGATACCTGCTTTATAAAAGTGAACATAAATGGACTTACGAGCAAAGAGAAAGGGCTGCTGTACTCTTTGAGCGATATCCCGATATTGAAAAGGCGTACAGGCTATCCCAAGAACTCTCTTGGATATTCAACACCACCATAGATAAGATCTACGCCTTTACAAGGTTGGCAAAATGGGCGGATAAAGTGGAACAGGCCGGCTTCAAGTCATTCAACACCGTCTCCAGAACCATAAATATCCATCACAAAAAAATATTGAACTACTTCGACAACAAGAGTACAAATGCTTCAGCAGAATCTTTCAATGCAAAGATAAAAGCTTTCAGAAGTCAGTTTAGAGGTGTAGGTGACATCAATTTCTTCCTGTTCAGATTGACCAAATTATTTGCGTAG
- a CDS encoding response regulator, producing the protein MESKKIMICDDDQGIVEMLYLFLDLEGYQVLCETNSTNLTKQLIAYQPDLLLFDLWVPVLSGDQLIKIIRNTPEIKNIPILVLSASVDGRDVAEGLGSNGFIAKPFDLNEITSSIHDVLAS; encoded by the coding sequence ATGGAAAGTAAGAAAATAATGATCTGTGACGATGACCAAGGCATTGTTGAGATGTTGTATTTATTCTTGGATCTGGAGGGATACCAGGTTTTATGCGAAACAAACAGTACAAATCTGACCAAACAGCTCATAGCATATCAGCCAGATCTTTTGTTATTCGATCTCTGGGTGCCCGTGCTTTCGGGCGACCAGCTGATTAAAATCATACGCAATACACCCGAAATCAAAAATATACCTATCCTTGTTCTATCCGCAAGTGTAGATGGTCGCGATGTTGCCGAAGGACTTGGCTCAAACGGATTTATTGCGAAACCTTTTGATTTAAATGAAATTACGTCCAGTATTCACGACGTATTGGCTAGTTAA